A genome region from Sporomusaceae bacterium includes the following:
- the yqeK gene encoding bis(5'-nucleosyl)-tetraphosphatase (symmetrical) YqeK: protein MTEKLLGQLAKTLSPKRLAHCRGVSETAASLAARYGADIGKARLAGLLHDCARGMPSNLLLQVAGASGIVVNDVEQREPMLLHAPVGAVIARRDYGVDDPEVLAAIRWHTTGGPAMALLDEIIFLADYIEPTRSFPGVDRLRALAGENLQAALLAAYDQTMHHLLAERWLIHPATVEGRNALLVKMKTK from the coding sequence TTCTCGGACAACTGGCGAAAACCCTGTCGCCCAAGCGCCTGGCGCATTGCCGGGGCGTCAGCGAGACGGCGGCGTCTCTAGCCGCCAGGTACGGCGCCGACATCGGCAAGGCAAGGCTGGCGGGCCTCCTGCACGACTGCGCCCGCGGCATGCCCAGCAACCTCCTATTGCAGGTCGCCGGGGCGTCTGGTATAGTGGTGAATGATGTCGAACAGCGGGAGCCCATGCTTCTGCATGCGCCGGTAGGCGCGGTGATCGCCCGCCGCGATTACGGGGTGGACGATCCGGAGGTGCTCGCCGCCATCCGTTGGCACACCACCGGAGGGCCGGCGATGGCGCTTCTTGACGAAATTATCTTTCTCGCCGATTATATCGAGCCGACAAGGTCATTTCCCGGAGTCGACCGCCTGCGGGCGCTGGCCGGGGAAAACCTCCAGGCGGCCCTGCTGGCCGCCTACGACCAGACCATGCACCATCTGCTCGCCGAGCGGTGGCTTATCCACCCGGCGACGGTCGAAGGGCGCAACGCCCTGCTTGTTAAGATGAAGACGAAATAA
- a CDS encoding LCP family protein, which translates to MRSRLDATRARRKIRWTRVFLVLAVFAVFVTAFAGAALYAYLKVFDTAAAPGGSPAPETPKAADAALGNRVNILILGIDEGDSETPGAPKRSDTMIVASVDPADGSVSLLSIPRDTRVAIPGRTGYDKITHAYAYGGAQLATKTVEAFLGVPISYYVTMDWKGFVSVVDILGGVDLYVEQDMNYDDPYADLSIHLKKGYQHLDGEKAGQYIRFRHDELGDIGRVHRQQRFLKAMSDEMLQVGTLLKLPALTATLRQYVASDMPPLTMLKLANTLKGFKDGGLKAELLPGNFATIDGLSYWVADKEGTKALVKTLFSSGGAKVSGALPGQARSN; encoded by the coding sequence ATGCGCAGCCGCCTGGACGCGACCCGTGCGCGCCGCAAGATTCGCTGGACGCGCGTGTTTCTTGTCCTCGCCGTATTCGCCGTATTTGTGACGGCTTTCGCCGGCGCCGCCCTCTACGCCTACCTTAAAGTGTTCGACACCGCCGCCGCCCCCGGCGGCAGCCCCGCGCCCGAGACCCCGAAGGCGGCCGACGCCGCGCTCGGCAATCGGGTCAACATCCTCATCCTCGGCATCGACGAAGGGGACAGCGAAACCCCCGGCGCGCCGAAACGCTCGGATACAATGATTGTCGCCAGTGTAGACCCGGCGGACGGGTCGGTGAGCCTGCTCTCCATCCCCCGCGACACGCGGGTGGCCATCCCCGGCCGCACCGGCTACGACAAAATCACCCACGCCTACGCCTACGGCGGCGCCCAGCTCGCCACCAAAACGGTCGAAGCCTTCCTCGGCGTCCCCATTAGCTACTACGTCACCATGGACTGGAAGGGCTTCGTAAGCGTCGTAGATATTCTCGGCGGGGTCGACCTGTACGTCGAGCAGGACATGAACTACGACGACCCCTACGCCGACCTGAGCATCCACCTCAAAAAAGGCTATCAGCACCTGGACGGCGAAAAAGCCGGCCAGTATATCCGTTTCCGCCACGACGAACTCGGCGACATCGGGCGGGTGCACCGCCAGCAGCGCTTCCTGAAGGCCATGAGCGACGAGATGCTCCAGGTCGGCACGCTGCTCAAGCTCCCGGCCCTCACCGCCACCCTCAGGCAGTACGTCGCCAGCGACATGCCGCCGCTCACCATGCTCAAGCTTGCCAACACCCTCAAAGGCTTCAAGGACGGCGGGCTAAAAGCCGAGCTGCTGCCCGGCAACTTCGCCACCATCGACGGCCTCAGCTACTGGGTCGCAGACAAAGAAGGCACCAAAGCGCTCGTCAAGACGCTGTTTTCATCAGGCGGCGCCAAGGTCAGCGGCGCCCTGCCCGGCCAGGCGCGCAGCAACTGA
- the rsfS gene encoding ribosome silencing factor yields MTEANLPELVAAAASDKKARDIVILDMDGVSLVADHFVICSANSTTQAQAIADNIEERLEKEGIPLLRKEGYREARWILMDYSDCVVHVFVEEDRRYYSLERLWGDAKSHAYQD; encoded by the coding sequence ATGACCGAAGCAAACTTGCCCGAATTGGTTGCAGCAGCGGCCAGCGACAAAAAGGCCCGCGACATCGTCATCCTCGACATGGACGGGGTTTCGCTCGTCGCCGACCACTTTGTCATCTGCAGCGCCAATTCCACCACCCAGGCGCAGGCGATCGCCGACAATATCGAAGAGCGGCTCGAGAAAGAGGGGATACCCCTGCTGCGCAAGGAGGGCTACCGGGAGGCCCGCTGGATACTAATGGACTACAGCGACTGCGTTGTCCACGTCTTCGTCGAGGAAGACCGCCGGTATTACAGCCTGGAGCGTCTATGGGGCGATGCCAAGTCACACGCCTACCAAGATTGA